A genomic window from Methanobrevibacter sp. TLL-48-HuF1 includes:
- a CDS encoding 50S ribosomal protein L11: MAKDTVEILIEGGSATPGPPLGPALGPFGINMMQVVEEINNKSADFAGMKVPVKVSIDRDTKEFEIEIGTPPTTSLIMEELGIEKASHEPGADIVADLPIDKALKIARMKFDSLLANDYKAGVKEVMGTCVSMGLSVDGKDPREAQKDVDAGKYDDVLVE, encoded by the coding sequence ATGGCTAAAGATACAGTTGAAATTCTTATCGAAGGCGGAAGCGCAACTCCTGGACCTCCATTAGGTCCAGCATTAGGACCTTTCGGTATTAACATGATGCAAGTAGTTGAAGAAATTAATAATAAAAGTGCAGACTTTGCAGGAATGAAAGTGCCTGTTAAAGTTAGCATTGATAGAGATACTAAAGAATTTGAAATTGAAATTGGTACTCCTCCAACTACTTCTCTCATTATGGAAGAACTCGGCATTGAAAAAGCTTCTCATGAACCAGGTGCAGATATTGTAGCTGATTTACCTATTGACAAAGCTTTAAAAATAGCTAGAATGAAATTTGATTCATTATTAGCTAATGATTACAAAGCAGGTGTCAAAGAGGTAATGGGAACCTGTGTAAGTATGGGACTTTCTGTTGATGGTAAAGACCCAAGAGAAGCACAAAAAGATGTTGATGCTGGAAAATACGATGATGTTTTAGTTGAATAA
- a CDS encoding transcription elongation factor Spt5: MEDANSSIYALKTSAGQERNVARLLAHKAISVEGIGISAILVPESLKGYILVESSTKIDLRNPDLKVPHLRGVVEGKHGITFEEAKRFLKPEPIISSIQKGSVVELISGPFKGERAKVVRIDESREEVVLELIEAAVPIPVTVKADQIRIIQKEAD; the protein is encoded by the coding sequence ATGGAAGATGCTAATAGTTCCATATATGCTCTTAAAACCTCTGCAGGTCAGGAAAGAAATGTTGCTAGACTTTTAGCTCATAAAGCTATCAGTGTTGAAGGCATAGGTATTTCTGCAATTCTTGTCCCAGAATCTTTAAAAGGATATATATTAGTAGAATCTTCAACAAAAATAGATTTAAGGAATCCTGATCTTAAAGTACCTCATTTAAGAGGTGTTGTCGAAGGTAAACACGGAATTACTTTTGAAGAAGCTAAAAGATTCTTGAAACCTGAACCTATCATTTCCTCTATTCAAAAAGGAAGTGTTGTTGAACTTATTTCTGGTCCGTTTAAAGGAGAAAGAGCAAAAGTGGTTCGTATTGATGAATCACGTGAAGAAGTAGTTCTAGAGTTAATAGAAGCAGCAGTACCGATTCCGGTTACTGTAAAAGCTGATCAAATTAGAATTATTCAAAAGGAGGCTGACTGA
- a CDS encoding protein translocase SEC61 complex subunit gamma has product MNVQERFDKTIKDCKRVLKVSRKPDKEEYLEFSKIVAIGIAIIGAVGFVIVLIGELIGL; this is encoded by the coding sequence ATGAATGTTCAAGAACGTTTTGATAAAACTATTAAAGATTGTAAAAGAGTATTAAAAGTATCAAGAAAACCAGACAAAGAAGAATATTTGGAATTTTCAAAAATTGTAGCAATTGGAATTGCTATTATTGGTGCTGTTGGTTTTGTAATTGTATTAATCGGTGAATTAATAGGATTATAA